A single Chryseobacterium sp. DNA region contains:
- a CDS encoding nucleotide disphospho-sugar-binding domain-containing protein codes for MAKFAFIVPPLTGHVNPTLSIGATLLERGHEVAWISLDPTLEAKLPEGGKLLLIQYDQTDEEKKESEQYLDIISKKVVYGIDSVKFLYEEVLIPLNRHCYKGIVALLKTEQPDLIIGDHQLFAAPVAAKALGIPYATSVTAPAAIKIMNELPKVHEWEVNQIIDLQKELGFHEERSLATSDLLTLVLTSNYFFGDMEDLAPQYKFTGPVLTERRISCEFDWDRLKNATNKKILVSIGTTFDHDHKKAFFQKVIDAFKDEDLTVVVVSDPQLFEQWPENFMVYQQVPQLDLLPHLDGVVCHGGHNTVSETLSNGIPLVVIPIAYDQSHVAGRVVRTEAGERLNFNRFKANHLKEAVQQILNNPSYRKAAQKVGQSFVEAGGAATAANLLEQAISKASKPEKPV; via the coding sequence ATGGCTAAATTTGCATTTATAGTTCCACCATTGACAGGACATGTCAACCCTACCCTAAGCATCGGTGCTACACTACTGGAAAGAGGACATGAAGTAGCCTGGATCAGCCTTGACCCTACTTTAGAGGCTAAACTTCCCGAGGGAGGAAAATTATTACTGATCCAGTACGATCAGACCGACGAAGAAAAGAAAGAAAGTGAGCAATATCTCGATATTATTTCCAAAAAAGTGGTGTATGGCATAGACAGCGTTAAGTTCCTTTACGAAGAGGTTCTTATTCCGCTGAACAGACATTGCTATAAAGGGATTGTTGCTTTATTAAAAACAGAGCAGCCCGATTTGATCATCGGTGATCATCAGCTATTTGCTGCCCCGGTTGCGGCAAAGGCTCTTGGAATCCCTTATGCAACTTCCGTTACTGCTCCGGCAGCCATTAAAATTATGAATGAGCTTCCTAAGGTACACGAATGGGAAGTGAATCAAATCATCGACTTGCAGAAAGAGCTTGGTTTCCATGAAGAACGTTCTCTGGCGACTTCAGATCTTCTGACCCTTGTTTTAACCTCGAATTATTTCTTTGGTGACATGGAAGATCTGGCACCTCAATATAAATTCACAGGACCAGTTCTCACAGAGCGTCGTATTTCTTGTGAGTTCGATTGGGACAGATTGAAAAATGCTACTAACAAAAAGATCCTGGTAAGCATTGGAACTACCTTCGATCACGATCATAAAAAAGCATTCTTCCAGAAGGTCATTGATGCCTTTAAAGACGAAGATTTAACCGTTGTAGTCGTTTCTGATCCACAGCTTTTCGAGCAGTGGCCGGAAAACTTCATGGTCTATCAGCAGGTTCCGCAATTGGATTTATTACCTCATCTTGACGGTGTGGTATGCCATGGCGGTCACAATACCGTATCTGAAACCTTATCAAACGGAATTCCTTTGGTTGTGATCCCGATTGCGTATGACCAGTCGCATGTTGCAGGACGTGTGGTGCGTACAGAAGCGGGTGAACGTCTTAATTTTAACCGATTTAAAGCCAATCACCTGAAAGAAGCTGTACAACAGATTTTAAATAATCCAAGCTATCGTAAAGCAGCTCAGAAGGTAGGACAGTCTTTTGTGGAAGCCGGAGGTGCAGCTACTGCCGCGAATTTATTGGAACAGGCTATCTCAAAGGCTTCAAAACCTGAAAAACCAGTCTAA
- a CDS encoding nucleotide disphospho-sugar-binding domain-containing protein has protein sequence MSPTLSVGASLIARGHEVKWFGITPLDSKHIPEGGSYFYPEQDLIPYQEEIARILKRQDDGPACSGPEVMKLALEETYVPFAKMMMPGLTRLTESWMPDVIVNDCITFGGALFAHKHHIPCVTTTPVPPDVMGDTEKSAPKIWEWQQNLIKDLQKEVGIHEEGIYIHSHKLNMVFTSQAFAGFETVPSHMKFVGPVKGRPNDAPFDWDKLNASTTPKIFVSLGTLLVDIRKSFFEKIIAAFAGQPVTVVAATPPEIFEEWPDNFIVNSFVPQSAVMQQMDMVICHGGFNTVNDTFRNGLPMLITPIAYDHFHIAKLIEQAGCGISIRYKRLRVDALRETVFELLENPKYRAAAQEVRNTFTLAGGNDKAVELLENFVQEHSTLASV, from the coding sequence GTGAGCCCTACATTAAGTGTAGGAGCGAGTCTGATTGCGCGTGGTCATGAAGTAAAATGGTTCGGGATTACCCCTTTAGACAGCAAACATATTCCTGAAGGAGGTTCTTATTTTTATCCTGAACAAGATCTTATTCCGTATCAGGAGGAAATTGCCCGTATTTTAAAAAGACAGGACGACGGACCGGCATGTTCCGGACCTGAAGTGATGAAACTGGCACTGGAAGAAACGTATGTTCCTTTTGCTAAAATGATGATGCCGGGATTAACCAGACTGACAGAAAGCTGGATGCCTGATGTGATCGTGAATGACTGTATTACTTTTGGAGGAGCCCTTTTTGCCCACAAACATCATATTCCCTGTGTAACCACTACTCCTGTTCCACCGGATGTCATGGGAGATACCGAAAAAAGTGCCCCTAAAATCTGGGAATGGCAGCAAAACCTGATCAAAGACTTACAAAAAGAAGTAGGCATTCATGAAGAAGGTATTTATATCCATTCTCATAAACTGAATATGGTTTTCACCTCCCAGGCTTTTGCAGGGTTTGAAACCGTTCCTTCTCATATGAAGTTTGTAGGTCCGGTGAAAGGCCGTCCGAACGATGCGCCATTTGACTGGGATAAATTGAACGCCTCCACTACTCCAAAGATATTTGTATCATTAGGCACATTGTTGGTGGATATAAGAAAATCCTTCTTTGAAAAGATCATCGCAGCATTTGCCGGCCAGCCTGTTACGGTAGTGGCTGCTACTCCACCGGAAATCTTTGAAGAATGGCCGGACAATTTCATTGTAAACAGCTTTGTCCCTCAGTCTGCGGTGATGCAGCAAATGGATATGGTGATTTGCCATGGAGGTTTCAATACCGTTAACGATACCTTCCGAAACGGATTGCCAATGCTGATCACGCCTATCGCCTACGATCATTTCCATATTGCCAAATTAATTGAGCAGGCAGGCTGTGGAATCAGTATCCGGTACAAGCGGCTGCGTGTGGATGCCCTTCGCGAAACGGTTTTTGAATTATTGGAAAATCCGAAATACAGAGCAGCCGCTCAGGAAGTCCGAAATACATTCACCCTTGCCGGAGGTAATGACAAAGCGGTAGAACTGTTAGAAAATTTTGTACAGGAACATTCAACATTAGCTTCTGTATAA
- a CDS encoding condensation domain-containing protein: protein MKRRLLFGERMLLGDGKEPFNAVIPFRLRGTFTLEHIRRALAQIQHKHPWLRALISYDEKNVPWFEVPETPVAIPVRILPRQSENQWQEESRKEWHLPFNYEKLPLIRFVWIKGEEVSDMLFAFHHCLCDGGSAMAFLYEFLQVLDNPSADIGIENPILGIQDVVPSAILKSRRQQMKAKLIGRLAATAIKWIPVNKKAVERQTDYLIHWKLDQKVSKQLIAYCRSNEITVNTFLSAAVLQAFKKVKGAAAFNKVSCPVDIRRFATQIKEDHIFAFGLMIVVSSDHKLGFLDNVRSMQESVERKTAKLNPYMTMMVMESGHDALNNFTKLLKNGKSSNDCMFSNLGRIQIPHQYKEFTLDTIFSPSVIGPLGNTTTLVTSTFRGEMDFSLVGSEGYLPYVEALAIRDEVMKIITLQLEYLAVS from the coding sequence ATGAAAAGAAGATTGTTATTTGGTGAACGCATGTTATTGGGAGACGGAAAAGAACCGTTCAATGCGGTGATCCCTTTCAGACTGAGAGGAACCTTTACACTGGAACACATCCGCAGGGCTCTGGCTCAGATTCAGCATAAACATCCTTGGCTGAGAGCACTCATCAGCTATGATGAAAAAAATGTGCCCTGGTTTGAAGTACCGGAAACTCCTGTAGCCATACCGGTAAGGATTCTGCCCCGTCAAAGTGAGAACCAATGGCAGGAAGAGTCCAGGAAAGAATGGCACCTCCCATTTAACTATGAAAAGCTTCCTTTGATCCGCTTTGTATGGATCAAAGGGGAAGAAGTTTCGGATATGCTCTTTGCATTCCACCATTGTTTATGTGATGGTGGTTCTGCAATGGCCTTTTTATATGAATTTTTACAAGTATTGGATAATCCGTCCGCAGATATCGGGATAGAAAATCCTATTCTGGGCATTCAGGATGTAGTTCCATCGGCTATTTTAAAAAGCCGCAGACAGCAGATGAAGGCTAAATTAATCGGCAGGCTGGCAGCAACAGCTATCAAATGGATCCCTGTAAACAAAAAAGCTGTTGAACGCCAAACCGATTATCTCATCCACTGGAAGCTCGATCAAAAGGTAAGCAAACAGCTCATTGCCTACTGCAGATCCAATGAAATCACGGTGAATACCTTTTTAAGCGCGGCTGTACTGCAGGCCTTCAAAAAAGTAAAAGGAGCTGCAGCTTTCAATAAAGTTTCCTGCCCCGTAGATATCAGGCGTTTTGCTACGCAGATCAAGGAAGATCATATCTTTGCTTTCGGACTAATGATCGTAGTTTCATCTGACCATAAACTGGGCTTTTTAGACAATGTGCGCTCGATGCAGGAATCTGTGGAACGAAAGACCGCCAAGCTTAATCCATATATGACCATGATGGTAATGGAATCCGGGCATGATGCGCTGAATAATTTCACAAAGCTGCTGAAGAACGGAAAATCATCCAACGACTGTATGTTTTCCAATCTGGGGCGCATCCAGATCCCTCACCAGTATAAGGAATTTACGCTGGATACCATTTTCAGCCCTTCCGTGATTGGCCCTTTGGGCAATACCACTACCCTGGTTACCTCTACCTTCAGGGGAGAAATGGACTTTTCACTGGTGGGAAGCGAAGGGTATTTACCATATGTGGAAGCATTGGCCATCCGCGATGAAGTCATGAAGATTATTACCTTACAACTGGAATATTTAGCCGTATCATGA
- a CDS encoding AraC family transcriptional regulator, with protein sequence MYKITDQLKNIGFSINRLDYIINRNNNRRELSTLEYFCIYIILEDIQLTVENVSHPIKGGNIAFVGPQKKIVFGETKKSDVYVIAFSSSFYERSTKDSLFINSQLFYNYDSDIFIAPFINIEQMKVIFMERMENFRNKDESLYISAAHNAIERLILDAFLHIPTEEIKKDIKFDYMYYVNRFKVLLQRDYKKAKKVAYYAGELNISSRKLTEMTEYVLGKTAKHIIIEKLIAECRKALNFSNSTISEISYELGFSNEGNFTNFIKKHTGKNPSEMK encoded by the coding sequence ATGTACAAAATCACGGATCAGTTAAAAAATATAGGATTCAGTATCAATCGTTTAGATTATATTATCAATAGAAATAACAACAGAAGAGAATTAAGCACGTTAGAATATTTCTGTATTTACATCATTCTGGAAGATATCCAGTTAACGGTAGAAAATGTTTCCCACCCCATAAAAGGGGGAAATATTGCCTTTGTGGGTCCGCAAAAGAAAATAGTTTTTGGTGAGACCAAAAAATCTGATGTCTATGTGATTGCTTTTTCATCCAGTTTTTATGAAAGATCAACCAAAGACAGCCTTTTTATCAATTCCCAGCTTTTTTACAATTATGATTCTGATATTTTTATCGCTCCGTTCATCAATATAGAGCAGATGAAGGTGATCTTTATGGAACGGATGGAAAATTTCCGGAATAAGGATGAAAGCCTGTATATATCTGCTGCCCATAATGCAATAGAAAGACTGATCCTGGACGCTTTTTTACATATTCCCACCGAAGAAATCAAGAAAGATATTAAGTTTGACTATATGTATTATGTCAACCGGTTCAAGGTCCTGTTACAAAGAGATTACAAAAAGGCAAAAAAAGTTGCCTACTATGCCGGGGAACTTAATATCTCCTCAAGAAAACTCACTGAGATGACAGAATACGTACTTGGAAAAACAGCCAAGCACATCATCATCGAAAAACTGATCGCAGAATGCAGAAAAGCACTAAACTTTTCAAATTCTACAATTTCTGAAATATCTTATGAGCTGGGTTTCAGCAATGAAGGAAACTTTACCAATTTCATAAAAAAACATACCGGAAAAAATCCCTCAGAAATGAAATAA